GAGCATGTCAACGAGATGCTATCAGACACCTATCCGGAAGTCCTCTGTTGCCTCCTCTACTCTCCTTTCCCCCACGATGGCGTCTATTGCCGATGACCGGCAACTGCATCGAGCCGCCGAGAGAGAAGCTGCGAAGGTGGCACCCATGTTCGACATGGTCAGTGACGCCGGAGGTGGTGGTGACGATGGCAAGAGCGAGGAGGATGGCTCGTACTGCCTGATTAAAGGCGCGAGCCACCTCAGCGACCGTGGATTTACCAGGCTGCCGAACAGGTATGTCCTGCCGGTCTCTGAGCGCCCCGGCGATGTGTCCAGCCGGTTGAAGCTCCCCGTCGTCGACCTCGCGCGCCTGCGCGACCCCTgccagcgcgccgccgcgaTCGGGACGCTCGACGCCGCGTGCCGCGACTACGGATTCTTTCAGGCCAGTACACCACACAGGGCTCTGCTTGCCTGCATATGTGTTGGCTGCCTGCCATGCCTAGCTGAGCGTGTGTGAACAGGTGGTGAACCATGGGGTGGAGCGCGAGGTGATCGCCGGGCTGCTGGACGTGGCGCGGCGGTTCTTCGAGCTCCCGctgccgcggcgggcgcggtaCCTGTCGGCGGACGTGCGGGCGCCGGTGAGGTACGGCACCAGCTTCAACCAGGCCAAGGACGCCGTGCTCTTCTGGCGGGACTTCCTCAAGCTCGCCTCCTGCCAgccgctccacgccgccgtcgcgtcgTGGCCCGACGAGCCGGCTGACCTCAGGTACACACTTACTCCTTCCAACTAGCTGGCTAGGTATTGGTCCATTCAGATCTGTGTAGAGTTTTGGTTAAGATTAATAATTCAGTGGAATCTATCGTCAATCATAACTTCAGGATATGTATTCAAGATGTCGCAGCACCACAAATTATTCTAAGGTAGTTGATTATGCATTTGTGTGCTAATTTCCTTGCGTCAATCTTGGTCATCTATCTTGCTGGCATCATGTAGCAACATTATTTTTCTTCAGTCCTCGTTGTATTAATTGGATCCCATTCATGCAAAAAGTGCTGGAAAATGTTTGTGTTTATATCCCAAAAAATGGAGGCTACAAATCCTTCGATGCTGCCAATTACCGGCCAACAACTGGCAATAAGAATTCATAATATCTCCTAAAAAATAAAGTTACATTACTCCCTCGGTCCTAATATATAAGGCGTAACCGCTCTTTACTCGAGTCATAATATAaggagctctctctctctctccagacACACAACATCAATGCAGTAATATTAGTGTTGATAGAGAAAATTAAATAGGTTCGTTGGTCTTTGAACAAAATTTGGTTGCGCCTTATATACTGGGACCGAGGGAGTACAAAACCAACACGACATAtattttaaaattaattaaGGCTTTTTCACACAATTTAATATCTTACTGATGGGTAGCCCACATGTAGGGAAGTGACAGCCAGGTACGCCATGGTGAACCATCAGTTGTTCATGGAGATcatggaggcggcactggaggcTTTGGGCATCGCCTGCTGCCGCAGCCTGCTGCGGGAACTTAAGGCGGGGTACTCTCAGATTATGCTTAATTGCTATCCGGCATGCCCACAGCCGGAGCTCACGCTGGGGCTGCCGCCGCACTCGGACTACTGCCTCTTCACGCTCCTGCTGCAGGACCACGTCGAGGGCCTCCAGGTCATGCACCAAGGCCGCTGGCTCACCGTCGATCCAGTCCCAGGATCTTTCGTCGTCAACGTCGGCGATCACCTTGAGGTCAGAACATTGCCACTTTGCTGGAAGCTATAGTCAATTGTTTAGAGCTACAATTACTTCAAAACTCAAAGTACACGACCTGTAGCTGTCGCGTTTTTAACTTTGACTTTTGTGCCGACttggaacatatatatatagctacACTAGAGACGACAAGTGCATCCACCATGAACTAATAGACAAATAATGCAGAAGGAAATAATATGTGCAGATCATCGTCGGCAATTGTCTAAGGATAAGAGCTGTCTGCACAGCTAATCTAGCTAGCTTAGAGCAGGTTTAATGATTTCGTAGTCAGCCGGCTGCGACCCGCACTGAGGTGGCGCATGTTTGTGGTCGGTCCCTTTGGAATTTAATGCACTCCAACCCGTTCAGCCAATAACAACCGCGCTCGCGCTTCGTGGGCCCATCGTGACTCGTGAGACGCCCGTGCAGTTCTCTCTCCTCGTTTCACTATGCTCCACGTCGGACACCACTGGCTTACCGCCGTTTATTAAATAGCTCTTAATAATACCACCGCCTTTTGCATCTTGATGCATACATCCACCGTCACATTGTTATGATATATCTAGATAGTAGACACATAGTTTGAGACTTTGAATGGGGTAACACAAAATAAGTTGCAACTACTACACACGAAATCAAGCACAAAGCATGTTGTGAAACTTCATGACCCGCAACCTCCATATAGGATGATATGCATGCACAATATCCTCTCACTGTGTACTTCTGCAACAATCTCCAGAATTACCAGTACATGCCCTTGAAATTTTAGTGTGTAAAGGATGTAGGCTTATTATTAATAGTAATAACATCGTCATCACATAACAATATAGCCCAAAACAGGGGCAGCCACCGTCACTACAGCAATagcttttctttttatttcactCCATGTATTATGCTTAGACAATTTTCAATCATATATTCCGTATTCCTAAGGAAAAAAGGCACTCAGAACATAAATGATTATCGTGTAAGACACTGTGTTTGCTGGTTAATGGTTGCGACAAAATGTTGATGATGAAGTAGCTATCCTACGCACTGACAAAGTCAAAACAGTGAGCTGTCTAGCTAAGCATCATACACCATAGCTTATCCAAGATTAGTTGTTGTCGCATCTTCAGAACTCAATTTTTAAGTTGAGGTTTGAGAATGACAGCAAAAATCTAATGTGCCTCCATTTAAGACGTTGTTTGCTCAGCCTGGTCCATCCACCCAACCAGGCCATGGGGATCATTGTCATAGGGAAGAAATCAGCCGAAAGTACAGCTATCTTGCTGACTCCTTACTTTCATCCCCAATCGGAAACAACCTGAACGACAGATACTCTTGGTCTTATTCTCTCACGCTTCCAGAAGCCCAATCACATGAAATTTAAGTACATCCTAATGAGACCTACTGATAGTGTCAGCAACGTCTTTGAGAGATCTAGGGTAAGAAAGGGGATGCTGAGGTCTAGGTATATATAGATCAGGCGAtattcactactagaaaatagtCTTATTGTATCGGGTGGTGAGGCCCTTGGGTAaaacaaccggtgcctaaggctctcgttaaagaaaaatattaaatttggGATTTACGCGAGCGTGTGATACTGCTGATAGTGTCAGCAACGTCATTGAGAGACTTAGGGTAAGAAAGAGGATGTTGAGGTCTAGGTATATATAGATCAGGCGAtattcactactagaaaatagcTTTATTGTACCAGGTGGTGAGGCCCTTGGGTAaaacaaccggtgcctaaggctctcgttaaagaaaaatattaaatttggGATTTACGCGAGCGTGTGATACTGCTGATAGTGTCAGCAACGTCTTTGAGACACCTAGAGTAAGAAAGAGGATGCTGAGGTCTAGGTATATATAGATCAGGCGAtattcactactagaaaatagcCTTATTGTGCCGGGTGGTGAGGCCCTTGGGTAaaacaaccggtgcctaaggctatcgttaaagaaaaaatattaaatttggGATTTACGCGAGCGTGTGATAGCTGGGATTTGAACCCATGACCTCTTGCCTAGCGCGTACAtcctttaccatctcacctacacaacACTCGTGATAGGaagagagatattttcctttaAAGCAACTCGTGAAGAACCCTTAGGTACCGGCCGGTTGGTATCACACTACTCGGTACCCAAGGCTagacataggtaccggttggtgttaccaaccggtacctaaaggTCACCAAACAGTACCTATGTCTAGCCTAGGTACTGGGTGGTACATTCATAGGTTCCATCCACTcgaaaagtaccggtatgaagatgaaccggtaccctTAACTCAATATAAGATTTCAATTATTAGGACTCTAATTCAGGGACCAAAGAATCAATCCTTGCTTTAGAAAAGGAAGAGACTATGTCCGTGTGTTGCTATGGGAAgctatataaatataaatatattgattatatatatatatattatattacatTTTCTATTTAGCACCCAGGGTGCTGAATAAGTTATTCAGCGCCCCTCCCCCAACCCCGAAACCGGAAAAATGTGATCCCAAAACCGGAAATTTTTTCTTTAAACTGGAAAAAGATAAGCATCCATTCCGCAACCGGAAAATTAGGAGGTTCAAACCGGAAATTATTCTGTGTGACCGGAAAATTTAGCTAAGTCATGGTCATTCATTTTGCAACCGAAAAATGAAGCTCCTAAAGTCGACGGCCAAGTCCAAACAAACCTACGAGAAATAAACTGAGGCATTAGAAGACATCAACAGGAACCTTGacaaataattatttatttCCACCTTATTTTGTTTTCCTGTTGCTAAAGGGTCAACATTCTTCTACCCTTGTTGtcaatttaaataatttatctaGCCTCAATGTGATCCCACACCCAACGTGCTTGATATATTCATAAttttcttgttagaaattttgatttttccgACCACGGCCGATACTCTTTCCGTGGCAAATGGATTTCTTATGTAGTCCAACATGCTTGATATTCATAATTTTCTTgttacaaattttaatttttcagTTACAATAACACGTTTACGGTTATTGAATCTTTGTTTTCCTGTTTCAGTCTATCTCGAGTAATTTTCTAGGTAAGTCACAATTTTCTGGTCTGAGAAATATATTTTCTGGTTCCAGATCCCTGAATAGAGATGTGTCATGTTCTTTTATTTCCGGTTAGGATTACAAGTTTTTGATTTTGAGATTCTATTTTCCGGTTTCAAATCCCTGTTCATGTGTTTTTTCGGTTTAACAAAGAATTTTCCGGTTTCGGGATTACATTTTTGGGTTTCAAATCCCTGTTCATGTGTTTTTTCCAGTTGAACAAAGAATTTTCAGGTTTCGGGATTCCATTTTCCGGTTTCAAATCTCTATTTATAGGATTTTTTGGTTCAACAAAGAATTTTCTGGTTTTGAGATTCCATTTTCCGGTTTCGGGTTGAGGGCTggtgtgggtgggggggggcgCTGAATAATAATCCAACACCCATCTCTCTAAATAGGGCCCCCCCTATATTATATACCATATGTATTTTATAATAACATAACACGTGTCCGTCGAGGACTTTAgactttttctattttatttgcCAAATGCTAATTCTGAATAGTCTCGGACTCTTAACTCAACATAAGGTCACCCGACTTCTGATTAGGGTTCCAATTGACGGACTAAAGAATCATTGCTCGCTTTAGAAATAGTAGAGAAAAGTAGAGAAGTCGAGAAAAGATATAGAATAACAGTACGGAACAGATCCAAAATATAGCAATGTGCAATATTTTGAAACTACAATTGTTGATGAATCTAGCCGTGACTATACACGTCCCAAACCTATAGTTATTTGGAGACTCAAAGAGGTGGCATCATATATATCCCTCTATTCTTCTAATTCAATATAAGAAAGCATTCGCTGTTGAATTATATATTACTCAGCTTAATGATGTGATGCATACATTCAGATCTACAGCAATGGGCGGTACAAGAGCAAGCTCCACCGGGTGCAGGTGAACTTGACCCGCCCACGCATCTCAGCGGCTTCCTTCCACAGCGTGCCCGTGGAGCGAGTTATTGGACCGGCAGCGGAACTGGTCGATGAGGGAAACCCTCGGCGGTACATGGACACCGACTATGCCACGTTCCTTTCCTTTCTTGCATCGGGCGAGGGCAAGAACAAAAGCTTCCTCCAATCTAGGAAGATAGCATGCTGATCCACTCAACGAATAATGACAATAGCTAATACTTCTCGCTCTATTCAAAATTGTAGGTTATTTTGGCAAATCTGGCCATACAATTTTTACCATATATCTAGGCATAGTATTTATCTAATTGCATGgcaaaaattatgtatctaaattTGCCAAAACGACCAACAATTTGGAACTGAAGGAGTATATAGCAATGCTAATGCACTCAGAGGTTGATTCTAGCAGTATGTACGTTGGTGTTTCGATGGCAAGGGGTAGTAGTATCAACACGCTGGGCTTACTGCTTGGACTGTATCAGTATTTATAGTACCTAAAGAGAAGCAATGTATGGTATGCAATGCCGGTTccataaataaaatctaattatatGATATTTCTCGAGTGTCAACTTCATCAGTTTGTTGGTGCACAGTATCCATATATGGTTAGATTCTAGTTTCATATACAAAAGAAAGATTATTCTAGTTTCACAAAATTTCATTTTACAATTTACAACTCTCAAATTTCAACTTGCTCCACAAATTATTCTCTCGAATCACTCCTTTTCTTtcagatcctcaccaaggcaaaagtTGTTGGCTTCTTTTCTCCTACcatctaatcaggcttatgtgAAGCTCAGtgtaggagaaaagaaggcatgtTTGCTTTACTTATATTGTTAAGTCAAAAAAAGATCCAAACAAAAATGAATCATCCATCAAGAGATGCAAGCACTACCAGAAAAATCTCGTAACCCAATGCCCAAAAATCATCGCAATAAGCCCATTTTCGATTCAATATCGaggaaacacaacaaaattgggATCATTGGGAGAGACTTCTGGGTTGCTTATACCTAAGTGGCAATAGCCTATTGCATCATATTGTGTTCGGTTGCGATAATTGAGGCGTGTTGCAATCTCGTTCGGCGTGGCAATGTGTTGTTGAAGCAACAACCATGGTCGTAGCGCTAACCAGAGCGAGCATTGCTATAACTAGTTTTGCAACAACGTAGGTTCGATGCAATCAAGCACTAGCATAACGGATGATTTTTGTTGCAATAGTATATATTGCCACGATATCCAGTTGCGACAATAACTCATAAATGTTGCAATCACTACAACACACATGGACTTCTGTGACGTTTCATTTATGTCACTGAAAATAGTATTTTCGTCGTCTTCCATAATCGGTGACATTTACGTGATGAAAATTGATTCGTCGCCTATACCATGTCATAAAAAGTCTTCTGCGATGAAAACATATTTTTTTCGTCATAAATCTTATGACGATTATTCTATCGTCACTAAATTATGACACCGATTTTTCGTCATTAAAGATCTATAAAAACGTCACAAAATCTTGTACACAAATGATGTGGCAATGATGTGGAGCTGACATGGCAGCATTTTTGTGACAAATTTTGGTTCGTCACAAAATATTCTATAGCCTATTTTTCAGCTCATATATCATCACAGCAATAAAACAAATTCAAGCGCGAGCAATTTTTCCAGGCCTATTTTCATCGCCATAGATCATTTTTAATCACCATCAAAATGTTTACGAGTTACCAGATACATCGTCCTAAAGACATAAGGTACAATTCACACCCAAAGAAGAGATTACAACCATTTATAACCAAGGTAAAGAACACGAGTTATACATAGAGCAAAATCATTAGTTTCCTCTGTTGCcttctgtaagcatctaggccctctaggtatgtttcggtgattaataacaactattattgtgactaatgagtttgtgcagcttaatgaaacattatcgctcatttggtcatatgtc
This genomic interval from Panicum virgatum strain AP13 chromosome 8K, P.virgatum_v5, whole genome shotgun sequence contains the following:
- the LOC120645509 gene encoding probable 2-oxoglutarate-dependent dioxygenase SLC1; translation: MASIADDRQLHRAAEREAAKVAPMFDMVSDAGGGGDDGKSEEDGSYCLIKGASHLSDRGFTRLPNRYVLPVSERPGDVSSRLKLPVVDLARLRDPCQRAAAIGTLDAACRDYGFFQVVNHGVEREVIAGLLDVARRFFELPLPRRARYLSADVRAPVRYGTSFNQAKDAVLFWRDFLKLASCQPLHAAVASWPDEPADLREVTARYAMVNHQLFMEIMEAALEALGIACCRSLLRELKAGYSQIMLNCYPACPQPELTLGLPPHSDYCLFTLLLQDHVEGLQVMHQGRWLTVDPVPGSFVVNVGDHLEIYSNGRYKSKLHRVQVNLTRPRISAASFHSVPVERVIGPAAELVDEGNPRRYMDTDYATFLSFLASGEGKNKSFLQSRKIAC